From the candidate division WOR-3 bacterium genome, one window contains:
- the cas6 gene encoding CRISPR system precrRNA processing endoribonuclease RAMP protein Cas6: protein MDFAEFDIKYRIIDTLTLPPYKGSTIRGAFGNIFRKVVCPFKNKECNECLVSTKCVYTYVFETPVPEGAKIMRKYEHAPHPFIIEPPLDNKTVYERDEALTFELILISKAIDYLPYFIYAFEMIGEKGIGRGRKKIKLTSIAQKKGLLYDADTKLLKQKVISQKIDFSVPKQKIKTIKIEFQTPTRIVYQGIILRNPEFYKIIPNLLRRLFLISYFHCDSLLEINFNALLEKAKAIKTNLEYFEYKQLERFSSRQNKKIPMDGFVGTVIYEGDLTPFYPYLKAGEVLHIGKGTAFGMGKYRMLVL from the coding sequence TTGGATTTTGCCGAATTTGATATTAAATATCGGATAATAGATACACTAACTCTACCTCCATACAAAGGCTCAACTATACGCGGGGCTTTTGGGAATATCTTCCGCAAGGTTGTCTGCCCTTTCAAAAATAAGGAGTGCAATGAATGTCTTGTCTCAACAAAATGTGTCTATACCTATGTTTTTGAAACACCAGTTCCTGAAGGGGCAAAGATAATGCGAAAATATGAACATGCCCCGCATCCCTTTATAATTGAACCACCGCTTGATAACAAGACTGTATATGAAAGAGACGAAGCGTTAACTTTTGAACTCATCCTTATCAGCAAGGCGATAGATTATCTACCCTATTTTATCTATGCATTTGAGATGATTGGTGAAAAAGGAATTGGCAGGGGAAGAAAAAAAATAAAACTCACTTCCATAGCGCAGAAAAAAGGTCTTCTTTATGATGCCGACACGAAATTATTAAAACAAAAAGTGATATCTCAAAAAATAGACTTCTCAGTTCCAAAGCAAAAGATTAAAACGATAAAAATTGAATTTCAAACGCCCACCCGGATTGTTTATCAAGGGATCATATTAAGAAATCCTGAATTTTACAAAATCATTCCCAATCTGCTGCGTCGGTTATTCTTGATCTCCTATTTCCATTGTGATAGCCTTTTAGAGATAAACTTTAATGCTTTATTAGAAAAAGCCAAGGCAATCAAAACAAATTTGGAATATTTTGAATATAAACAGTTAGAAAGATTCTCCAGTAGACAGAATAAAAAGATTCCGATGGATGGTTTTGTTGGCACGGTGATTTATGAAGGCGATTTGACGCCGTTTTATCCTTATCTGAAGGCGGGTGAAGTCTTACATATCGGCAAGGGAACCGCCTTTGGAATGGGAAAGTACAGAATGTTGGTATTGTGA